The Pan paniscus chromosome 1, NHGRI_mPanPan1-v2.0_pri, whole genome shotgun sequence genome has a segment encoding these proteins:
- the ITPKB gene encoding inositol-trisphosphate 3-kinase B isoform X3: MAVYCYALNSLVIMNSANEMKSGGGPGPSGSETPPPPGRAVLSPGSVFSPGRGASFLFPPAESLSPEEPRSPGGWRSGRRRLNSSSGSGSGSSGSSVSSPSWAGRLRGDRQQVVAAGTLSPPGPEEAKRKLRILQRELQNVQVNQKVGMFEAHIQAQSSAIQAPRSPRLGRARSPSPCPFRSSSQPPGRVLVQGARSEERRTKSWGEQCPETSGTDSGRKGGPSLCPSQVKKGMPPLPGRAAPTGSEAQGPSAFVRMEKGIPASPCCGSPTAMEIDKRGSPTPGTRSCLAPSLGLVGASLTMATEVAARVTSTGPHRPQDLALTEPSGRARELEDLQPPEALVERQGQFLGSETSPAPERGGPRDGEPPGKMGKGNLPCGMPGSGAPEVGKRPEETTVSVQSAESSDALSWSRLPRALASVGPEEARSGAPVGGGRWQLSDRVEGGSPTLGLLGGSPSAQPGTGNVEAGIPSGRMLEPLPRWDAAKDLKEPQCPPGDRVGVQPGNSRVWQGTMEEAGLAWTRGTGVQSEGTWESQRQDSDALPSPELLPQDQDKPFLREACSPSNIPAVIITDMGTQEDGALEETQGSPRGNLPLRKLSSSSASSTGFSSSYEDSEEDISSDPERTLDPNSAFLHTLDQQKPRVMAFCSCCPGWNAMARCWLTATSASQVQVILLLQPPE; the protein is encoded by the coding sequence ATGGCTGTGTACTGCTATGCGCTTAATAGCCTGGTGATCATGAATAGCGCCAACGAGATGAAGAGCGGCGGCGGCCCGGGGCCCAGTGGCAGCGAGACGCCCCCGCCCCCGGGGAGGGCAGTGCTGAGCCCCGGCAGCGTTTTCAGCCCCGGGAGAGGCgcctctttcctctttcccccaGCCGAGTCGCTGTCGCCCGAGGAGCCCCGGAGCCCCGGGGGCTGGCGGAGCGGCCGGCGCAGGCTGAATAGTAGCAGCGGCAGTGGCAGCGGCAGCAGCGGCAGTAGCGTGAGCAGCCCAAGTTGGGCTGGTCGCCTGCGAGGGGACCGGCAGCAGGTGGTGGCAGCCGGTACCCTCTCCCCGCCAGGGCCGGAGGAGGCCAAGAGGAAGCTGCGGATCTTGCAGCGCGAGTTGCAGAACGTGCAggtgaaccagaaagtgggcaTGTTTGAGGCGCACATCCAGGCACAGAGCTCCGCCATTCAAGCGCCCCGCAGCCCGCGTTTGGGCAGGGCTCGCTCGCCCTCCCCGTGCCCCTTCCGCAGCAGCAGTCAGCCCCCTGGAAGGGTCCTGGTTCAGGGCGCCCGGAGCGAGGAACGGAGGACAAAGTCCTGGGGGGAGCAATGTCCAGAGACTTCAGGAACCGACTCCGGGAGGAAAGGAGGGCCCAGCCTATGCCCCTCGCAGGTGAAGAAAGGAATGCCACCTCTTCCCGGCCGGGCTGCCCCTACAGGATCAGAGGCTCAGGGTCCATCCGCTTTTGTAAGGATGGAGAAGGGTATCCCTGCCAGTCCCTGCTGTGGCTCACCCACAGCTATGGAAATTGACAAAAGGGGCTCTCCTACCCCGGGAACTCGGAGCTGCCTAGCTCCCTCATTGGGGCTGGTCGGAGCTAGCTTAACGATGGCCACGGAAGTGGCAGCGAGAGTTACATCCACTGGGCCACACCGTCCACAGGATCTTGCCCTCACTGAGCCGTCTGGGAGAGCCCGTGAGCTTGAGGACCTGCAGCCCCCAGAGGCCCTGGTGGAGAGGCAGGGGCAGTTTCTGGGCAGTGAGACAAGCCCAGCCCCAGAAAGGGGCGGGCCCCGCGATGGAGAACCCCCTGGGAAGATGGGGAAAGGAAATCTGCCCTGTGGCATGCCGGGCTCTGGGGCGCCTGAAGTGGGCAAAAGGCCAGAGGAGACGACTGTGAGCGTGCAAAGCGCAGAGTCCTCTGATGCCCTGAGCTGGTCCAGGCTGCCCAGAGCCCTGGCCTCCGTAGGCCCTGAGGAGGCCCGAAGTGGGGCCCCCGTGGGCGGGGGGCGTTGGCAGCTCTCCGACAGAGTGGAGGGAGGGTCCCCAACGCTGGGCTTGCTTGGGGGCAGCCCCTCAGCACAGCCGGGGACCGGGAATGTGGAGGCGGGAATTCCTTCTGGCAGAATGCTGGAGCCTTTGCCCCGTTGGGACGCTGCGAAAGATCTGAAAGAACCTCAGTGCCCTCCTGGGGACAGGGTGGGTGTGCAGCCTGGGAACTCCAGGGTTTGGCAGGGCACCATGGAGGAAGCCGGTTTGGCTTGGACGCGTGGCACAGGGGTGCAATCAGAGGGGACTTGGGAAAGCCAGCGGCAGGACAGTGATGCCCTCCCAAGTCCGGAGCTGCTACCCCAAGATCAGGACAAGCCTTTCCTGAGGGAGGCCTGCAGCCCCAGCAACATACCTGCTGTCATCATTACAGACATGGGCACCCAGGAGGATGGGGCCTTGGAGGAGACGCAGGGAAGCCCTCGGGGCAACCTGCCCCTGAGGAAACTGTCCTCTTCCTCGGCCTCCTCCACGGGCTTCTCCTCATCCTACGAAGACTCAGAGGAGGACATCTCCAGTGACCCTGAGCGCACCCTGGACCCCAACTCAGCCTTCCTGCATACCCTGGACCAGCAGAAACCTAGAGTG